The segment AACGGTTGTCGAGGAGCACGATCTTCGCCACCGCACGGGTGGCCGCCGAGCCCGAGCCCATTGCCACGCCGATGTCGGCGTCCTTCAGGGCCAGCACGTCGTTGACGCCGTCGCCGGTCATGGCCACCGTGTGCCCGTTGGCTTGGAGGGCTTTGACCATCTCCTGCTTCTGGTCGGGGCGCACCCGCCCAAACACGCGGTTGTCCTCGATCGTGCGGGCGAAGTCGGCGGGCTCGATACGCCGGGCATCGACGGGCGTGCCCTGCTCGACGCCGAGGCGCTCGGTCACCGCCCCCACGGACGCCGCGTTGTCACCCGAGATGACCTTGACCTCCACGTCCTGCTCGGCGAAGAACTCGAGGGTGTCGCGGGCGTCGGGCCGGATCTTCTGCTCGAAGATGATGAGGGCCAGCGGCGTCACGACGCCGGGGGCGCCCTCCTCGCCAACCTCTCGTTGTGCCCGGCCCAGCATGAGGACGCGGCGGCCCGTGGCCCCAACCTCCTCGGCGCGCGCGGCAGCCGGGTGGTCGCCGCCGAGCACGTCGGGGGCGCCCATCACGTAGGTGACCCGGCCCGTTTGCCCGGCCTCGGGCCGGGCAAACGTCGCGCCCGACCACTTCGTGGCCGAGCTGAACGGCGCCCGCTCGACCACCTCCCACTTCTCGCCTTCGGCCGGGAACTGCTCGGCGATGGCCTGCGCGGTGGCGTTGGGGTCGGGGTCGGTGGCGACCAGCTGCGCCAGGACCTGCGCGCACCGGGCCCCCTCGTCAGATCCGCCGGCCGCGCCCTCGTGAGCGACCCGCCCGTCGCCGATCACCTCGAGCTCGGAGAAGACGAGCGTGTTCTCCGTCAACGTCCCGGTCTTGTCCGCGCACACCACATCCACGCGCGCGAGCCCCTCAATCGCGGGCAGCTCCTGGACCAGGCATTGGCGCTTGCCCAGGCGGATCACTCCGAGCGCGAACGCCGTGGACGTGATCAGCACCAAGCCCTCCGGCACCATCGGCACCAGCGCGCCCGTGATCTCGAGGACGACCGAGCGGTAATCGTGGACCCCACCGCGCGTCTGCGAGTAGATCGTCAGCAGACCCACCGGGATGAGCACCCACGTGATGTAGGTGAGGATCTTGTTGATACCCGCTTGCAACTCCGAGTGGGCGAGCGAAAATCGCGAAGCCTCCGCGGCGAGCTTCGCCGCATACGACTCCGCGCCCACCTTCGTCACCTCGTAGTCCCCCGAGCCGGAGACCACGAACGAACCCGACATGATCGGATCGCCCGGCGCCTTACGCACCGCGTCCGACTCACCGGTCAGATTCGACTCGTCCACGGACAGGTAATCCGACGCCACGACCACGCCGTCAACCACGATCTGGTTTCCGGCACCGACCCGGACGACGTCGTCAAGCACCAGGTCCTCTTGCGCCACCTCGGCAAGCTCCCCGTCGCGCCACACGCGCGGCCGCTCCGCGCCCACGATCACCAACGACTCCAGCGTGCGTTTCGCGCGCAACTCTTGGACGATACCGATCCCCGAGTTCACCACGATGAGCAGGCCAAACGCCCCATTGACGAGCGAACCCGTGGTCATCACCATGACGAACAACACGAACAAGATCGCGTTGATCCGCGTGAACACATTCTGGCGCACGATCTGCCCCACCGTCTTCCCCGTGCGCGGGGGAAGTTCGTTGGCGCGACCGTCACGACGTCGTTCGTCGACCTCCGCCGACGATAGGCCGAGCGTTGTGGCGGACATGTTACCTCTTCCTGTAAAGCGTCTTGCGCTGGTAGTGCGGCTCGGACGTGACGAGGATCCCCAGGTTGCGGAAAATTCCCTCATCCACCGTGCCCAGGATCGTTGTGGTGTGGACGTCGCAGCCCTCGAGGTTGCGCAGCTGCTCAAGCGCGCGCCGAGCCTCCGGCGACGTCGACGCCGACACCGACAGCGCGATCAGCACCTCATCCGTGTGCAGGCGCGGGTTACGCGAACCCAGGTGCTCCGTCTTCAACGTCTGGATCGGCTCGATCGCATCACGCGACAGCAGGTGCACCTCCGGGTCGATTCCCGCCAGGTACTTGAGCGCGTTAAGCAGCATCGCCGCCGAGCACCCCAGCAGCGGGGAGGTCTTGCCCGTGATGATCGTTCCGTCGCGCAACTCGATCGCGCAGCCCGGCTCGCCCGTGGCCCTCTCGACCGCGAGCGCCGGCTCCACCACTCGGCGCTCCTCCACCGTGATGCCGGCCTCCGCCATGATCAGCGCGATCCGGTCCGACTGGACCGGATCCATGTCGTTGGCCGCCTCTTCCACCAGCGCCTTGTAGTACCGGCGCACGATCTCCTGGCGGGAGGCCCGCCGCACCACGGCGTCGTCACTGATGCACATCCCCGCCATGTTCACGCCCATGTCGGTGGGGGACTGGTAGGGCGACTCGCCCATCATCATCTCCAGCAACGAGCGCAGCAGCGGGAAGACGTCGACGTCCCGGTTGTAGGAGGTCACCTGCTTGCCGTAGGCCGCCAGGTGGTAGGGGTCGATAACGTTGTTGTCCTCCAGGTCGGCTGTCGCCGCCTCGTAGGCCAAATTCACCGGGTGCTCCAGTGCCACGTTCCAGATCGGGAACGTCTCAAACTTCGCGTAGCCCGCGCGAATACCGCGCTTAAACTCGTGGTAAATCTGCGACAGGCAGGTGGCGAGCTTGCCCGAACCCGGGCCCGGCGCCGTGACCACGATAAGGTCGCGGCTGGTTTGCACGTAGTCGTTACGGCCAAGGCCCTCCTCCGACACGATCAGTTTCGTGTTCGACGGGTAGCCCGGGATCGTGTAGTGGTGGGCCACCTTCAGGCCCAGCCTCTCCAGCCGATCCGAGAACTGGTGTGCCTGGCGGTTGCCAGCCTCCAGCTGCGTCATCACCACGTTCTCCACCAGGAAGCCACGCTCGCGGA is part of the Trueperella abortisuis genome and harbors:
- a CDS encoding HAD-IC family P-type ATPase — protein: MSATTLGLSSAEVDERRRDGRANELPPRTGKTVGQIVRQNVFTRINAILFVLFVMVMTTGSLVNGAFGLLIVVNSGIGIVQELRAKRTLESLVIVGAERPRVWRDGELAEVAQEDLVLDDVVRVGAGNQIVVDGVVVASDYLSVDESNLTGESDAVRKAPGDPIMSGSFVVSGSGDYEVTKVGAESYAAKLAAEASRFSLAHSELQAGINKILTYITWVLIPVGLLTIYSQTRGGVHDYRSVVLEITGALVPMVPEGLVLITSTAFALGVIRLGKRQCLVQELPAIEGLARVDVVCADKTGTLTENTLVFSELEVIGDGRVAHEGAAGGSDEGARCAQVLAQLVATDPDPNATAQAIAEQFPAEGEKWEVVERAPFSSATKWSGATFARPEAGQTGRVTYVMGAPDVLGGDHPAAARAEEVGATGRRVLMLGRAQREVGEEGAPGVVTPLALIIFEQKIRPDARDTLEFFAEQDVEVKVISGDNAASVGAVTERLGVEQGTPVDARRIEPADFARTIEDNRVFGRVRPDQKQEMVKALQANGHTVAMTGDGVNDVLALKDADIGVAMGSGSAATRAVAKIVLLDNRFATLPHVVAEGRRVIGNIERVANLFLTKTIYSAFLAILVILAAVPFPFMPIHVTITGWFTIGIPAFILALPPNHNRARPNFVRRVLRFAVPAGVVVGASSFLAYMVASGWDVPAVHVQESTAALVALIIPSSWVLFCIARPLSPWKLALVVLPLAGYGVIFTWDVTQQIFMLDSSNAAMMWTATLIGVGGALVVEALWWIIRARSAQPMPLWKPEPFFEEAA
- a CDS encoding DUF1846 domain-containing protein; translation: MSQVLPGPTPSSIGFNRQKYIDMQSAHIRERREQIGGKLYLEMGGKLFDDNHASRVLPGFTPDNKIVMLEQIKDQIEILVCLNAKDIQRQKKRADLQIPYEEDVLRLVDVFRERGFLVENVVMTQLEAGNRQAHQFSDRLERLGLKVAHHYTIPGYPSNTKLIVSEEGLGRNDYVQTSRDLIVVTAPGPGSGKLATCLSQIYHEFKRGIRAGYAKFETFPIWNVALEHPVNLAYEAATADLEDNNVIDPYHLAAYGKQVTSYNRDVDVFPLLRSLLEMMMGESPYQSPTDMGVNMAGMCISDDAVVRRASRQEIVRRYYKALVEEAANDMDPVQSDRIALIMAEAGITVEERRVVEPALAVERATGEPGCAIELRDGTIITGKTSPLLGCSAAMLLNALKYLAGIDPEVHLLSRDAIEPIQTLKTEHLGSRNPRLHTDEVLIALSVSASTSPEARRALEQLRNLEGCDVHTTTILGTVDEGIFRNLGILVTSEPHYQRKTLYRKR